GTCGGAGAGGGCGGTGCCGAAGACCGCCACCACCGCCGCGTCCCGCACGAAGCCCGTGATCCGGCTGGTGAGGGTGCCGGCGGCGAAGATGCCCGCGTTGTGGGCGATGCGCCCTCCCCCGCTGGCGGCCGCTCCCGCCTCCTCTTGCCTCTTCTCTTGCGTCATGCGATCGCCGAGCCGGAACCCTGGAGCAGGGCCCTCCTCCCGGTCAACAACCCCTGGGGGGGACCGCTTCCCGGCCGGCCGCCCGGGGCCTCGGTGTTCCCTTGACAGGCGGGGGCCGCGACTGCTACTTGGCCCGGCTCCATGGTCGGATTCTCCGGCCGTAAGCCTACGAATTCGTTTCACGAGAGGTAGTCCGTGGCCAATCACAAGAGCGCAGCCAAGGCCTCGCGCCGGGCCGATGCCCGCCGTGCCCAGAACATGCACTACAAGAGCACCATGCGCACCAAGGTGAAGCAGGTGCGTGCGGCCCTCGCCGAGTCCTCCCTGGACGTGGCGAAGACCGCCCTCAA
Above is a genomic segment from Deltaproteobacteria bacterium containing:
- the rpsT gene encoding 30S ribosomal protein S20; translation: MANHKSAAKASRRADARRAQNMHYKSTMRTKVKQVRAALAESSLDVAKTALKDAVRYIDHVASKGVIHKRAASRKISRLARAVAGLEK